The DNA window aggaatacaatttagaagtaactaaaattcgaaattaaaaattaaataatattgaaagataagtttagagtccacatagaaatacaattagaaataataaaaattcagaaataaaaataaataatattggaaaaaaagcatagagtctatataaaaatacaatttacagaaaattcagaattttttttaaaaaaaatattaaaagacgagtctagagtccatataggaatacatataatttacaaataactaaattttgatattgaaaataattaataactaacacgtatataaaatacaatatgaatattacacattagtagttttgtaaagttattgcaaaatttaaaattatgttgtcattttaatatatttgaataatataatgagaaaacatacatactattatatgagagaaaatataatgatgctagccgcacaatctGCGCAGGCCCCCACGCTAGTTTTTATTAATGTATAGAGGCGGGTAATTACCCAATGGATGGTGAAATGCGGTCTTAATTTTCTCCTGGCTTCCTTTTTTCGCACAAATGAAAAAGAAAGTTTATATAGTATATAGCTGACTCACCACAGTATGCTCCTTGTTAGCCGCCCCACCTTCCTTCCGATGGGAAGATGACGGTCTTTCTTGAAACTGGTGTGTCCATTCAGATCTACCGGAGGAATCAACAGCAGTTAATTGCCTGTACCTTGACCTAGATGGATGCTCTCTCAAATGTGGCCTCTTGGCACCATCCCCATGGTTAGATGACCGAGTAGCACTGCCTCGTGGCTCAGCAGCACAAGACAAGTTCGGCATCTGAGATGTGTAAAATCTTTGGGTCTTTTCATCAGTCTCATTCGATCGGCCCAGAGTAGACGATGAACGGCCAGCATGCAACAGAGGAACACGCTGAGCAATGCCATTTTCGCCGACTCTTGCTGGAGGATCAATTCTAAAGCCACGAATGCCGTCATCCATCCGAGTGCCTTTTCTATTTGCCTGTGCCCGTCGTTGCTGCACAACAGAAGCAAAAACTTGACACTAACAACCTACAACAGAGAACGTGCAAAATAGATTGTTGCAACACCAGTTAGGCACTATACATCTAACATAATTTTTAGATGCCATTTTAGCAAGATTGTTTTGCTTTGCTGATTCTTGCTTTGGTTGGGGCAAACTTATGTCAAAAAAACTATGGCACACTAGCTCCTTGTTCTATGTTCATGGAGCTAAATCACCAACTTGGGCTAGATGTAGTTATGCACATAAATGAGGGGTTTACATATCATCAAACTCAGACTCAGCCGTTCAAATAGTGGATATGGCATATGCAATAACTTATGTGGATGAGAAGTTACATAATAGAACTGAA is part of the Oryza glaberrima chromosome 4, OglaRS2, whole genome shotgun sequence genome and encodes:
- the LOC127770974 gene encoding probable serine/threonine-protein kinase At1g09600 yields the protein HQFFTTKPHACDPSSLPKYPPSKEYDAKLRDEETRRKRMISLKGQNNETRRRKQPQAGNGDLQQRRAQANRKGTRMDDGIRGFRIDPPARVGENGIAQRVPLLHAGRSSSTLGRSNETDEKTQRFYTSQMPNLSCAAEPRGSATRSSNHGDGAKRPHLREHPSRSRYRQLTAVDSSGRSEWTHQFQERPSSSHRKEGGAANKEHTVAMRANVEACMAYHQVNGSKKNRIHYSGPLMPHGGNMEEILKEHERQIQQAVRRARMDNQARGTQALRTDR